From Streptomyces sp. NBC_00775, one genomic window encodes:
- a CDS encoding ArsA family ATPase, which translates to MSLNPARVLDVDPLLDDPETRIVVCCGSGGVGKTTTAAALGLRAAERGRKVVVLTIDPARRLAQSMGIDSLDNTPRRVKGVEGDGELHAMMLDMKRTFDEIVEAHADGDRAAAILNNPFYQSLSAGFAGTQEYMAMEKLGQLRARDEWDLIVVDTPPSRSALDFLDAPKRLGSFLDGRLIRLLTAPAKLGGRAGMKFLNVGMSMMTGTLGKLLGGQLLKDVQTFVAAMDTTFGGFRTRADATYKLLQAPGTAFLVVAAPERDALREAAYFVERLAAEDMPFAGLVLNRVHGSGAAQLSAERALAAAEDLDSAADSATDSAADSEAAENLDEARIVDQGGGKAGLRNSPDTYGSSESPASETSAPDGSDEGSPAATDTDRTVEQLTAGLLRLHAERMQLLSREQRTRDRFAALHPEVAVAEVAALPGDVHDLAGLRDIGDRLAANRPELPES; encoded by the coding sequence ATGAGTCTGAACCCGGCCCGCGTACTCGACGTCGACCCGCTGCTCGACGACCCGGAGACCCGCATCGTGGTGTGCTGCGGCTCGGGCGGCGTCGGCAAGACGACCACGGCGGCGGCCCTGGGGCTGCGCGCCGCCGAGCGCGGCCGCAAGGTGGTCGTGCTCACCATCGACCCGGCGCGCAGGCTCGCCCAGTCGATGGGTATCGACTCGCTGGACAACACCCCGAGGCGTGTGAAGGGCGTCGAGGGGGACGGCGAGCTGCACGCCATGATGCTCGACATGAAGCGCACGTTCGACGAGATCGTCGAGGCGCACGCGGACGGCGATCGGGCGGCCGCGATCCTGAACAACCCCTTCTACCAGTCGCTTTCGGCGGGCTTCGCGGGCACGCAGGAGTACATGGCGATGGAGAAGCTGGGGCAGCTGCGGGCGCGCGACGAGTGGGACCTGATCGTCGTCGACACTCCGCCGTCCCGCTCGGCGCTCGACTTCCTGGACGCGCCGAAGCGGCTCGGCTCGTTCCTCGACGGACGGCTGATCCGGCTGCTGACGGCGCCGGCGAAGCTGGGCGGGCGCGCGGGGATGAAGTTCCTGAACGTCGGGATGTCGATGATGACCGGCACCCTGGGGAAGCTGCTGGGCGGCCAGCTCCTCAAGGACGTCCAGACGTTCGTGGCCGCGATGGACACGACGTTCGGTGGGTTCCGTACGCGCGCGGACGCCACGTACAAACTGCTCCAGGCGCCCGGCACCGCGTTCCTGGTGGTGGCGGCCCCGGAGCGGGACGCGCTGCGCGAGGCCGCGTACTTCGTGGAGCGGCTGGCCGCCGAGGACATGCCGTTCGCCGGTCTGGTGCTCAACCGGGTGCACGGCAGCGGTGCCGCTCAGCTGTCCGCCGAGCGGGCGCTCGCCGCCGCGGAAGATCTTGATTCCGCGGCTGACTCCGCAACTGATTCCGCGGCTGATTCCGAGGCTGCAGAAAATCTTGACGAGGCCCGCATTGTCGATCAGGGGGGCGGGAAAGCTGGACTTCGTAACTCTCCCGACACGTACGGCAGTTCAGAATCTCCCGCTTCCGAGACATCAGCTCCTGACGGTTCCGACGAAGGCTCCCCCGCCGCCACGGATACCGACCGGACCGTCGAACAGCTCACCGCAGGCCTGTTGAGGCTGCATGCCGAGCGCATGCAGCTGCTCTCCCGTGAGCAGCGCACACGTGACCGCTTCGCCGCGCTCCACCCCGAGGTGGCCGTGGCCGAAGTGGCCGCGTTGCCGGGCGACGTGCATGACCTCGCCGGGCTGCGGGACATCGGGGACCGGCTCGCGGCCAATCGGCCGGAGCTGCCCGAAAGCTGA
- a CDS encoding nucleotidyltransferase domain-containing protein: MNDKGLDEQGCIAREGSLGRIPREFRPVVAAARDRLTDLFGARMTSAYLYGSIPRGTARVGRSDLDLLLVLREEPTEADRADARTLDEALDKEFAQIDGGGTLLVSRAQLLSDLERYDLGWFVACLCTPLLGEDLAEYLPRYRPDSLLARETNGDLALLLPRWRERIAGVADTEEARRPLVRFMSRRLVRTGFTLVMPRWNGWTSDLREMAEAFGAYYPERAAQMREAAVLGYEPVGDLAVLRSYVDDLGPWLAEEYARVHGVKAPRP; this comes from the coding sequence ATGAACGACAAGGGGCTCGACGAGCAGGGCTGCATCGCGCGCGAGGGCTCCCTCGGGCGGATCCCGCGGGAGTTCCGGCCCGTGGTGGCCGCGGCCCGTGACCGGCTGACGGACCTCTTCGGCGCGCGGATGACGAGCGCGTACCTCTACGGCTCGATTCCGCGCGGCACCGCGCGCGTGGGGCGCTCCGACCTCGATCTGCTCCTCGTCCTGCGTGAGGAGCCCACCGAGGCGGACCGCGCCGACGCCCGCACGCTGGACGAGGCGCTCGACAAGGAGTTCGCGCAGATCGACGGCGGCGGGACGCTGCTGGTCAGCCGTGCGCAGCTGCTGAGCGACCTGGAGAGGTACGACCTCGGCTGGTTCGTCGCCTGCCTCTGTACGCCGCTCCTGGGCGAGGATCTGGCCGAGTATCTGCCGCGCTACCGCCCCGACTCGCTCCTGGCCCGCGAGACGAACGGCGACCTCGCGCTGCTGCTGCCGCGCTGGCGCGAGCGGATCGCCGGGGTCGCGGACACCGAAGAGGCCCGGCGCCCGCTCGTCCGCTTCATGTCACGCCGTCTCGTGCGCACCGGCTTCACGCTCGTCATGCCCCGCTGGAACGGCTGGACCAGCGACCTGAGGGAGATGGCCGAGGCGTTCGGCGCGTACTACCCGGAGCGGGCCGCGCAGATGCGGGAGGCGGCCGTCCTGGGGTACGAGCCGGTCGGCGACCTCGCCGTCCTGCGCTCGTACGTCGACGACCTCGGGCCGTGGCTCGCCGAGGAGTACGCGCGCGTGCACGGCGTTAAGGCGCCACGCCCTTGA
- a CDS encoding ArsA family ATPase — MSRLQVVSGKGGTGKTTVAAALALALATEGKRVLLVEVEGRQGIAQLFETEALPYEERKIAVAPGGGEVYALAIDPELALLDYLQMFYKLGSAGRALKKLGAIDFATTVAPGVRDVLLTGKACEAVRRKDKSGRFAYDYVVMDAPPTGRITRFLNVNDEVAGLAKIGPIHNQAQAVMRVLKSPETAVHLVTLLEEMPVQETADGIAELRAAKLPVGRIIVNMVRPALLDEADLELTAAAPRTAIAKSLSAAGLGGARRGGLAERLVGPLLQQAEEYAERYALEREQRAVLTEQDLPLHELPLLAEGMDLAGLYELATELRTQGIS, encoded by the coding sequence GTGAGCAGGCTCCAGGTCGTCAGCGGCAAGGGCGGTACCGGCAAGACCACGGTAGCCGCGGCCCTCGCGCTCGCCCTCGCGACCGAGGGCAAGCGCGTCCTCCTCGTCGAGGTCGAGGGCAGACAGGGCATCGCGCAGCTCTTCGAGACAGAAGCGCTGCCCTACGAGGAGCGGAAGATCGCCGTCGCTCCGGGGGGCGGGGAGGTGTACGCCCTCGCCATCGACCCCGAACTGGCCCTTCTGGACTACCTCCAGATGTTCTACAAACTGGGCAGCGCGGGCCGCGCCCTGAAAAAGCTCGGCGCCATCGACTTCGCGACCACCGTCGCGCCGGGCGTCAGAGACGTACTCCTCACCGGGAAGGCGTGTGAGGCCGTACGCCGGAAGGACAAGAGCGGGCGGTTCGCGTACGACTACGTCGTCATGGACGCGCCGCCCACCGGGCGGATCACGCGCTTCCTGAACGTCAACGACGAGGTGGCGGGCCTCGCCAAGATCGGCCCGATACACAATCAGGCACAGGCCGTCATGCGCGTCCTCAAGTCCCCCGAGACGGCGGTCCACTTGGTGACGCTGCTGGAGGAGATGCCCGTCCAGGAGACCGCGGACGGCATCGCCGAGCTGCGGGCGGCGAAGCTGCCGGTGGGCCGGATCATCGTGAACATGGTGCGGCCCGCGCTCCTGGACGAAGCCGACCTGGAGCTCACGGCCGCCGCTCCCCGTACCGCGATCGCCAAGTCGCTCTCCGCGGCCGGACTCGGCGGCGCCCGCCGCGGCGGACTCGCCGAGCGGCTGGTGGGGCCGCTGCTCCAGCAGGCCGAGGAGTACGCCGAGCGGTACGCCCTTGAGCGCGAGCAGCGCGCCGTGCTCACGGAGCAGGACCTGCCGCTGCACGAACTCCCGCTGCTCGCCGAGGGAATGGACCTGGCGGGCCTGTACGAGCTCGCCACGGAACTGCGCACGCAAGGGATCTCATGA
- the wblA gene encoding transcriptional regulator WblA translates to MGWVTDWSAQAACRTTDPDELFVQGAAQNRAKAVCTGCPVRTECLADALDNRVEFGVWGGMTERERRALLRRRPTVTSWRRLLETARTEYERGAGLLPLDEEEVYERYAAVG, encoded by the coding sequence ATGGGCTGGGTTACCGACTGGAGTGCGCAGGCGGCCTGCCGCACTACCGATCCGGATGAACTGTTCGTTCAAGGAGCAGCGCAGAACCGGGCGAAGGCAGTGTGCACCGGATGTCCGGTGCGCACGGAGTGCCTCGCCGATGCGCTCGACAACCGCGTCGAATTCGGCGTGTGGGGTGGCATGACCGAGCGGGAACGCCGCGCACTGCTGCGTCGGCGGCCGACCGTCACCTCGTGGCGTCGCCTGCTGGAGACCGCGCGCACGGAGTACGAGCGCGGCGCGGGCCTGCTGCCCCTCGACGAGGAAGAGGTGTACGAGCGCTACGCGGCGGTGGGCTGA
- a CDS encoding NUDIX hydrolase yields MALSKEGLPDWLAPVVRAAETVEPLQLSRFLPPVNGAGRQSAVLILFGEGDRGPELLLMERAGSLRSHAGQPSFPGGALDPEDGDPKTDGPLRAALREAEEETGLDPSGVQLFAVLPKLYIPVSSFVVTPVLGWWRRPTPVGVVDPAETARVFTVPVADLTDPANRATTVHPSGHRGPAFLVESALVWGFTAGVIDKLLHYAGWERPWDRENQVPLDWRA; encoded by the coding sequence GTGGCACTCAGCAAGGAGGGCCTGCCCGACTGGCTGGCCCCGGTGGTGCGCGCCGCCGAGACGGTCGAACCGCTCCAGCTGAGCCGCTTCCTGCCCCCGGTGAACGGCGCGGGGCGGCAGTCCGCCGTCCTCATCCTGTTCGGCGAGGGCGACCGCGGCCCCGAGCTGCTGCTCATGGAGCGCGCGGGCTCCCTGAGATCGCACGCCGGACAGCCCTCGTTCCCCGGCGGCGCCCTCGACCCCGAGGACGGCGACCCGAAGACCGACGGACCGCTGCGGGCGGCTCTCCGCGAGGCCGAGGAGGAGACCGGCCTCGACCCGAGCGGCGTCCAGCTCTTCGCCGTGCTGCCGAAGCTGTACATCCCGGTGAGCAGCTTCGTGGTCACCCCGGTCCTGGGCTGGTGGCGCCGCCCCACCCCGGTCGGTGTCGTCGACCCCGCCGAGACGGCCCGCGTCTTCACGGTCCCCGTGGCGGATCTCACGGACCCCGCCAACCGCGCCACCACCGTGCACCCCAGCGGCCACCGAGGCCCGGCATTTCTGGTCGAATCCGCCCTGGTCTGGGGCTTCACGGCCGGCGTGATCGACAAGCTGCTGCACTACGCGGGCTGGGAGCGCCCGTGGGACCGGGAGAACCAGGTCCCGCTCGACTGGCGCGCATGA
- a CDS encoding RidA family protein, giving the protein MSGAVEAKLAELGLSLPDVVPPLAAYQPAVQSGVYVYTAGQLPMVDGKLPVTGKVGAEVTAEEAKDLARICALNALAAVKSVAGDLDRVARVVKVVGFVASASDFTGQPGVLNGASELLGAVLGDKGVHARSAVGVAVLPLDAPVEVEIQVELTAP; this is encoded by the coding sequence ATGAGCGGCGCCGTCGAAGCGAAGCTGGCGGAACTCGGGCTGAGCCTGCCGGACGTCGTGCCGCCGCTGGCCGCCTACCAGCCGGCCGTGCAGTCCGGTGTGTACGTCTACACCGCGGGCCAGCTTCCGATGGTGGACGGCAAGCTTCCGGTCACCGGCAAGGTGGGTGCCGAGGTCACGGCCGAGGAGGCCAAGGACCTGGCCCGCATCTGTGCGCTGAACGCCCTCGCCGCGGTCAAGTCGGTCGCGGGCGACCTGGACCGCGTCGCGCGCGTCGTGAAGGTCGTCGGCTTCGTCGCCTCCGCCTCGGACTTCACCGGTCAGCCGGGTGTCCTGAACGGCGCGAGTGAACTCCTGGGCGCGGTCCTCGGCGACAAGGGCGTCCACGCCCGCAGCGCGGTCGGCGTGGCGGTACTCCCGCTGGACGCCCCGGTAGAGGTCGAGATCCAGGTGGAGCTGACGGCCCCGTAG
- the nth gene encoding endonuclease III: MKTPVSAAAKNAAKKPAKKATATAKKAAPAKVTTKKATAKVAKAAVKTAAPAKAAKSAAPAKTAKSAAPAKQAKATKAVPAVKPPRAESPTALVRRARRINRELAEVYPYAHPELDFENPFQLIVATVLSAQTTDLRVNQTTPALFAKYPTPEDLAEANPEEVEEILRPTGFFRAKTRSVIGLSKALRDDFGGEVPGRLEDLVKLPGVGRKTAFVVLGNAFGRPGITVDTHFQRLVRRWQWTDETDPDKIEAAVGELFPKSEWTMLSHHVIFHGRRICHARKPACGACPIAPLCPAYGEGETDPEKAKKLLKYEKGGFPGQRLKPPQSYLDAGGIPAPPLGAG; this comes from the coding sequence GTGAAGACCCCGGTCAGCGCGGCGGCGAAGAACGCTGCCAAGAAGCCCGCCAAAAAGGCGACAGCCACCGCAAAGAAGGCGGCACCCGCAAAAGTGACCACCAAGAAGGCGACGGCGAAGGTCGCGAAGGCCGCCGTGAAGACCGCGGCCCCGGCGAAGGCCGCGAAGAGTGCGGCCCCCGCCAAGACCGCGAAGAGTGCGGCCCCCGCGAAGCAGGCGAAGGCCACGAAAGCTGTGCCCGCCGTCAAGCCCCCCAGAGCCGAGTCCCCCACCGCCCTCGTCCGCCGAGCCCGCCGCATCAACCGCGAGCTCGCCGAGGTGTACCCGTACGCCCACCCGGAGCTGGACTTCGAGAACCCCTTCCAGCTGATCGTCGCCACGGTCCTGTCCGCCCAGACCACCGACCTGCGGGTGAACCAGACGACGCCGGCGCTCTTCGCCAAGTACCCGACCCCCGAGGACCTGGCCGAGGCCAACCCGGAGGAGGTCGAGGAGATCCTCCGGCCGACCGGGTTCTTCCGGGCCAAGACCAGGTCGGTGATAGGGCTCTCCAAGGCGCTGAGGGACGACTTCGGGGGCGAGGTTCCCGGCCGCCTCGAAGACCTCGTCAAGCTCCCCGGTGTGGGCCGCAAGACCGCCTTCGTCGTCCTCGGCAACGCGTTCGGGCGCCCCGGAATCACCGTGGACACCCACTTCCAGCGGCTCGTCCGCCGTTGGCAGTGGACCGACGAGACCGACCCGGACAAGATCGAGGCGGCCGTCGGCGAGCTCTTCCCGAAGAGCGAGTGGACGATGCTCTCGCACCATGTGATCTTCCACGGCCGCCGTATCTGCCACGCCCGCAAGCCCGCCTGCGGCGCCTGCCCCATCGCCCCGCTCTGCCCGGCGTACGGGGAGGGCGAGACCGACCCCGAGAAGGCGAAGAAGCTCCTCAAGTACGAGAAGGGCGGCTTCCCCGGCCAGCGCCTCAAGCCCCCGCAGTCCTACCTGGACGCGGGCGGCATCCCCGCACCCCCACTGGGCGCCGGATGA
- a CDS encoding MarP family serine protease, with protein sequence MNVLDILLLVAAVWFAIVGYRQGFVVGILSVIGFLGGGLVAVYVLPVIWGWATDDTKVSTTAAVVAVVVVIVCASVGQALTTHLGNKLRRYITWSPARALDATGGALVNVVAMLLVAWLIGSALAGTTLPTLGKEVRNSKVLLGVSRALPAQANTWFADFSSVLAQNGFPQVFSPFANEPITEVQPPDPALANSAVAARAQKSIVKIMGTAQSCGKVLEGTGFVFGDRRVMTNAHVVGGVDEPTVQIGGEGKKYDATVVLYDWERDIAVLDVPNLNAPALQFTTQDASSGNSAIVAGFPQNGSYNVQPARVRGRITANGPDIYHRKTVRRDVYSLYATVRQGNSGGPLLTPEGKVYGVVFAKSLDNADTGYALTADEVQEDVTKGRTANQQVDSDSCAL encoded by the coding sequence GTGAATGTGCTGGACATCCTGTTGCTGGTCGCCGCCGTGTGGTTCGCGATCGTGGGCTATCGCCAGGGCTTCGTCGTCGGCATCCTGTCGGTGATCGGCTTCCTGGGCGGTGGCCTCGTCGCCGTCTACGTCCTCCCCGTCATCTGGGGCTGGGCGACCGACGACACCAAGGTGAGTACGACCGCCGCCGTCGTCGCGGTGGTCGTCGTGATCGTCTGCGCCTCCGTCGGCCAGGCCCTCACCACCCACCTCGGCAACAAGCTGCGCCGGTACATCACGTGGTCCCCGGCCCGCGCCCTGGACGCGACGGGCGGCGCCCTCGTCAACGTCGTGGCGATGCTGCTCGTCGCCTGGCTGATCGGCTCGGCCCTCGCCGGTACGACGCTGCCGACGCTCGGCAAGGAGGTCCGTAACTCCAAGGTGCTGCTCGGCGTGTCACGCGCCCTGCCCGCCCAGGCCAACACCTGGTTCGCCGACTTCTCCTCGGTCCTCGCGCAGAACGGCTTCCCGCAGGTCTTCAGCCCGTTCGCCAACGAGCCCATCACCGAGGTCCAGCCCCCCGACCCGGCCCTCGCGAACAGCGCCGTCGCCGCCCGCGCCCAGAAGTCCATCGTCAAGATCATGGGTACCGCGCAGAGTTGCGGCAAGGTTCTCGAAGGCACCGGCTTCGTCTTCGGCGACCGCCGTGTGATGACCAACGCGCACGTGGTCGGCGGAGTCGACGAGCCCACCGTCCAGATAGGCGGCGAGGGCAAGAAGTACGACGCCACGGTCGTCCTGTACGACTGGGAGCGCGACATCGCCGTACTCGACGTACCTAACCTGAACGCGCCGGCGCTGCAGTTCACCACCCAGGACGCGAGCAGCGGCAACAGTGCGATCGTCGCCGGCTTCCCGCAGAACGGGTCGTACAACGTCCAGCCCGCGCGCGTACGCGGCCGCATCACCGCCAACGGCCCGGACATCTACCACCGCAAGACGGTGCGCCGCGATGTCTACTCGCTCTACGCGACGGTGCGTCAGGGCAACTCCGGCGGCCCGCTGCTGACACCCGAAGGCAAGGTGTACGGCGTGGTCTTCGCGAAGTCGCTCGACAACGCCGACACCGGTTACGCACTCACCGCGGACGAGGTCCAGGAGGACGTCACCAAGGGGCGTACCGCGAACCAGCAGGTGGACAGCGACAGCTGCGC
- a CDS encoding DUF4177 domain-containing protein — protein MTKWEYATVPLLVHATKQILDTWGEDGWELVQVVPGPNNPEQLVAYLKRERSA, from the coding sequence ATGACCAAGTGGGAATACGCAACCGTGCCGCTGCTCGTCCATGCCACGAAGCAGATTCTGGACACCTGGGGCGAGGACGGCTGGGAGCTCGTCCAGGTCGTGCCCGGGCCGAACAACCCCGAGCAGCTGGTGGCCTATCTGAAGCGGGAGAGGTCGGCATGA
- a CDS encoding Crp/Fnr family transcriptional regulator, with protein MDDVLRRAPLFAALDDEQAAELRASMSEVTLARGDALFHEGDPGDRLYVVTEGKVKLHRTSPDGRENMLAVLGPGELIGELSLFDPGPRTATATALTEVKLLGLGHGDLQPWLNARPEVAAALLRAVARRLRKTNDQMSDLVFSDVPGRVARALLDLSRRFGVQSEEGIHVVHDLTQEELAQLVGASRETVNKALADFAGRGWLRLEARAVILLDVERLAKRSR; from the coding sequence GTGGACGACGTTCTGCGGCGCGCCCCGCTCTTCGCGGCGCTGGATGACGAGCAGGCCGCGGAGCTCCGCGCCTCCATGAGTGAGGTGACCCTCGCACGCGGTGACGCTCTCTTCCATGAGGGCGACCCCGGGGACCGCCTCTACGTGGTCACCGAGGGCAAGGTGAAGCTCCACCGCACCTCCCCCGACGGCCGCGAGAACATGCTCGCTGTCCTCGGCCCCGGTGAGCTGATCGGCGAGCTGTCGCTGTTCGACCCGGGCCCGCGCACGGCGACCGCCACCGCGCTGACCGAGGTCAAGCTGCTGGGCCTCGGCCACGGCGACCTCCAGCCCTGGCTGAACGCGCGGCCCGAGGTGGCCGCCGCGCTGCTGCGCGCCGTCGCCCGGCGCCTGCGCAAGACCAACGACCAGATGTCCGACCTGGTCTTCTCGGACGTCCCGGGCCGCGTCGCCCGCGCGCTCCTGGACCTCTCGCGCCGCTTCGGCGTGCAGTCCGAAGAGGGCATCCACGTCGTGCACGACCTCACGCAGGAGGAGCTGGCCCAGCTGGTCGGCGCGTCCCGCGAGACGGTCAACAAGGCGCTCGCGGACTTCGCGGGCCGCGGCTGGCTCCGCCTGGAGGCCCGCGCGGTGATCCTGCTGGACGTGGAGCGCCTCGCGAAGCGCTCGCGCTAG
- a CDS encoding MBL fold metallo-hydrolase codes for MTDAAALPGQPRGGVLSGPASARAVNVLAPNASAMTLDGTNTWIVAEPDSELAVVIDPGPLDDVHLRNVVDTAEKAGKRVALTLLTHGHPDHAEGAARFAELTGTAVRALDPALRLGDEGLAVGDVITVGGLELRVVPTPGHTADSLCFHLPADRAVLTGDTILGRGTTVVAHPDGRLGDYLDSLRRLRSLTVDDGVHTVLPGHGPVLEDAQGVVEFYLAHRAHRLAQVETAVENGYRSSGEVVAHVYGDVDRSLWPAAELSVLAQMDYLREHGLI; via the coding sequence ATGACCGACGCAGCCGCCCTCCCCGGCCAGCCGAGAGGCGGAGTCCTCTCCGGCCCCGCCAGCGCGCGCGCCGTCAACGTCCTCGCCCCCAACGCCTCCGCGATGACCCTGGACGGCACCAACACCTGGATCGTCGCCGAGCCGGACTCCGAGCTCGCGGTGGTGATCGACCCGGGGCCGCTGGACGACGTACATCTGCGGAATGTCGTGGATACGGCGGAGAAGGCCGGGAAACGGGTCGCGCTGACGCTGCTGACGCACGGGCACCCGGATCACGCCGAGGGCGCGGCGCGGTTCGCCGAGCTGACCGGGACGGCGGTGCGGGCGCTGGACCCGGCGCTGCGGCTCGGGGACGAGGGGCTGGCCGTGGGGGATGTGATCACCGTGGGCGGGCTCGAACTGCGCGTCGTGCCGACGCCCGGGCACACCGCCGACTCGCTGTGCTTCCATCTCCCGGCCGACCGGGCGGTCCTGACCGGTGACACCATCCTCGGCCGCGGTACGACCGTGGTGGCCCACCCTGACGGCCGTCTGGGCGACTATCTCGACTCCCTGCGCCGGCTCCGCTCCCTGACGGTCGACGACGGCGTCCACACCGTCCTGCCCGGCCACGGGCCCGTCCTGGAGGACGCCCAGGGCGTCGTCGAGTTCTACCTCGCCCATCGAGCCCACCGACTCGCCCAGGTCGAGACGGCGGTCGAGAACGGCTACCGGTCGTCGGGCGAGGTCGTCGCGCATGTGTACGGGGATGTGGACCGTTCCCTGTGGCCCGCGGCGGAGCTGTCGGTGCTGGCGCAGATGGACTACCTGCGCGAGCACGGCCTCATCTAG
- a CDS encoding NUDIX hydrolase — MANGQWYPPEWPERIRALAEGTLTPVTPKRAATVMLLKDTQSNPVVHMLRRRASMAFAAGAYAYPGGGVDPRDDEHHIRWAGPTRAWWANRLGVDETSAQAIVCAAVRETYEEAGVLLAGPTPDTVVGDTTGEEWEADRAALVARELSFAEFLDRRGLVLRSDLLGAWTRWITPEFESRRYDTWFFVAALPEGQRTRNASTEADRTVWIRPADAAASYDKGELLMMPPTVATLRQLIPYDSAADALAAAPTRDLTPVLAKARMENGELILAWPGHDEFTKHIPTGGAPA, encoded by the coding sequence ATGGCGAATGGGCAGTGGTACCCACCGGAGTGGCCAGAGCGGATCCGCGCGCTCGCGGAGGGCACGCTGACCCCGGTCACCCCCAAGCGCGCGGCCACGGTCATGCTCCTGAAGGACACCCAGTCCAACCCCGTCGTGCACATGCTCCGCAGACGCGCCTCCATGGCCTTCGCCGCAGGCGCGTACGCGTATCCGGGCGGCGGCGTGGACCCGCGCGACGACGAGCACCACATCCGCTGGGCGGGCCCCACGCGCGCGTGGTGGGCGAACAGGCTGGGCGTGGACGAGACCTCCGCCCAGGCGATCGTCTGCGCGGCGGTACGGGAGACGTACGAGGAGGCGGGCGTCCTGCTCGCCGGCCCCACCCCGGACACCGTGGTCGGCGACACCACGGGCGAGGAGTGGGAAGCGGACCGCGCGGCCCTGGTCGCCCGCGAGCTCTCCTTCGCCGAGTTCCTCGACCGCAGGGGCCTGGTCCTCAGGTCGGACCTCCTGGGCGCCTGGACCCGCTGGATCACCCCCGAGTTCGAGTCCCGCCGCTACGACACGTGGTTCTTCGTAGCCGCCCTCCCGGAGGGCCAGCGCACCCGCAACGCCTCCACGGAGGCCGACCGCACGGTATGGATCCGCCCGGCGGACGCGGCAGCCTCGTACGACAAGGGCGAGCTCCTGATGATGCCGCCCACCGTCGCGACCCTGCGCCAGCTCATCCCGTACGACAGTGCCGCCGACGCCCTCGCCGCCGCACCCACCCGCGATCTGACCCCCGTCCTGGCCAAGGCCCGCATGGAGAACGGCGAGCTGATCCTCGCCTGGCCCGGACACGACGAGTTCACCAAGCACATCCCGACCGGTGGAGCCCCCGCATGA
- a CDS encoding outer membrane protein assembly factor BamB family protein, translated as MGTDEDRVPESVWGGTSARPWWRRGPASAPRLWRIGREKGDPGAPLGAWAVAGTLALARFDRVQAYGLTAGEPLWTWRPPGDEVIAHVSRDSPDGVGVVLHIPRHDGGDSRAEHVRLTGLDLGTGKVAWSRRQRADELGSVGGHAREVALGGGRIATVRTPAPALAADTEPTIRVLDARTGTLQWERPLPGDWGDVSVLAARPVVVSAVGREEGAAHRLHVMGEDAEQTIEPATSQEGFGPHTAVVGDTLAVELVPPHYDDQEDEGSELRAFSGTTGDVLWRWHSTSGRTVFPLAHRGCLVVLNGYGDRATVLDPADGRVVAERALPGYSHRALLAASEDCLAVICTAARPNHRVRVFRWK; from the coding sequence GTGGGGACGGACGAGGACAGAGTGCCGGAGTCGGTCTGGGGCGGAACCTCGGCGCGCCCTTGGTGGCGGCGGGGGCCGGCCTCGGCGCCGCGGCTGTGGAGGATCGGCCGGGAGAAGGGGGACCCCGGCGCGCCGCTCGGCGCCTGGGCCGTGGCCGGGACCCTCGCCCTGGCCCGCTTCGACCGGGTGCAGGCGTACGGCCTGACCGCCGGTGAACCCCTGTGGACCTGGCGGCCGCCCGGCGACGAGGTGATCGCCCACGTCTCGCGGGACTCGCCGGACGGGGTGGGCGTCGTCCTGCACATACCGCGCCACGACGGCGGGGACAGCCGCGCGGAGCATGTCCGCCTCACCGGGCTGGACCTCGGCACGGGCAAGGTGGCCTGGTCACGCCGGCAGCGCGCCGACGAACTGGGATCCGTCGGCGGGCACGCGCGCGAGGTGGCCCTCGGCGGTGGCCGGATCGCGACCGTCCGTACCCCCGCCCCCGCCCTCGCCGCGGACACGGAGCCCACGATCCGGGTGCTCGACGCGCGCACCGGCACCCTCCAGTGGGAGCGACCGCTCCCCGGGGACTGGGGCGACGTCTCCGTCCTGGCGGCCCGCCCCGTCGTCGTGTCCGCCGTCGGCCGCGAGGAGGGTGCTGCCCACCGGCTCCACGTGATGGGCGAGGACGCGGAACAGACGATCGAACCGGCCACGTCGCAGGAGGGGTTCGGGCCGCACACGGCGGTCGTCGGCGACACGCTCGCCGTCGAACTCGTCCCGCCCCACTATGACGACCAGGAGGACGAGGGAAGCGAGCTTCGCGCGTTCTCCGGCACCACGGGCGACGTCCTCTGGAGGTGGCACAGCACATCCGGCCGCACGGTCTTCCCGCTGGCCCACCGGGGCTGCCTCGTGGTCCTGAACGGCTACGGAGACCGGGCGACCGTGCTCGATCCCGCCGACGGCCGCGTCGTGGCCGAGCGCGCCCTGCCCGGCTACAGCCACCGGGCGCTCCTGGCCGCCTCAGAGGACTGCCTCGCCGTGATCTGCACGGCGGCACGCCCCAACCATCGGGTGCGCGTGTTCCGCTGGAAGTGA